A single Bacteroidales bacterium DNA region contains:
- a CDS encoding PhoH family protein — MAKVKKIFVLDTSVILYNHSSIHSFDDNDVAIPITVLEELDNFKKGNDSKNFEAREFIRIMDSLSEKGTLQKWQKLDGPERGKFKVVIDAQVDSARDAEKVFGVAKADHRILNVAISLQQEFPKRPVIMVTKDINLRIKAKALGIAAEDFQTGKIKNVDNLYTGTAVLENVSSEVIDRMYNDGYCLYSDLEIEKPVPHQYFILKSGRNSILAYYNPIEDQIEHIHKQPVHRIIPRNAEQVFAAHALLNPEVKLVTISGVAGTGKTLLALAAALDQRRQFKQVFLARPIVPLSNKDIGFLPGDANEKVRPYMEPLFDNLKFIKSQFGDRDKEFQNINAAIENEKLVISPLAYIRGRSLSNIFFIVDEAQNLTPHEVKTIITRAGEGTKIVFTGDIFQIDTPYLDSQSNGLSYLIHKIHSHSIYAHIRLEKGERSELANLANDLL, encoded by the coding sequence ATGGCTAAAGTGAAAAAAATATTTGTGCTCGATACTTCTGTTATTCTCTACAATCATAGTTCTATTCATAGTTTTGACGATAACGATGTAGCAATTCCTATTACTGTTTTGGAAGAGCTTGATAATTTTAAAAAAGGTAACGATTCTAAAAATTTTGAAGCAAGAGAGTTTATTCGTATTATGGATTCTCTTTCAGAAAAAGGAACCTTACAAAAGTGGCAGAAGTTGGATGGCCCGGAGAGAGGGAAGTTTAAAGTAGTAATTGATGCTCAGGTTGATTCAGCAAGGGATGCTGAAAAAGTATTTGGAGTTGCCAAGGCAGATCATCGTATATTAAATGTTGCGATTTCTTTACAGCAGGAATTTCCAAAACGACCTGTAATTATGGTCACCAAAGATATTAACCTTCGCATAAAAGCAAAAGCATTGGGAATTGCTGCCGAAGATTTTCAAACAGGAAAAATTAAGAATGTTGATAATCTGTATACTGGAACAGCAGTACTCGAAAATGTTTCGTCAGAAGTAATTGATAGAATGTATAATGATGGGTATTGTTTATATTCTGACTTGGAAATAGAAAAGCCTGTTCCTCATCAATATTTTATCTTAAAAAGCGGAAGGAATTCAATTTTAGCTTATTATAATCCTATTGAAGATCAGATAGAACATATTCATAAACAGCCTGTTCATCGTATAATTCCTCGTAATGCCGAGCAGGTTTTTGCGGCACACGCCTTACTGAATCCCGAAGTAAAATTGGTTACCATCTCGGGAGTGGCAGGTACAGGAAAAACGCTTTTGGCTTTAGCTGCTGCTTTAGATCAAAGAAGACAGTTTAAACAGGTTTTTTTAGCTCGCCCAATAGTTCCTTTAAGTAATAAAGATATTGGCTTTTTGCCGGGTGATGCAAATGAAAAAGTTCGTCCTTATATGGAACCTTTATTCGATAATTTAAAATTTATTAAAAGTCAGTTTGGCGATAGAGATAAGGAATTTCAAAATATTAATGCTGCTATTGAAAACGAAAAATTAGTTATTTCTCCTTTAGCTTATATTCGAGGAAGGAGTTTATCTAATATCTTTTTTATAGTAGATGAGGCTCAAAACCTCACTCCACACGAAGTTAAAACAATAATTACCAGAGCAGGTGAAGGAACTAAGATTGTTTTTACAGGCGATATTTTTCAGATAGATACTCCTTATCTCGATTCTCAATCAAATGGTTTGTCTTACTTAATTCATAAAATTCATTCTCATTCTATTTATGCACATATCCGATTAGAGAAAGGGGAGAGAAGTGAACTTGCTAATTTGGCAAATGATTTATTATAA
- the scpA gene encoding methylmalonyl-CoA mutase has product MKPDFKKINIKSVKQIKNVNNALLDDVWKTAEGIDVKSVYTSNDLKEIEHLDYAAGIPPFLRGPYSGMYVTRPWTIRQYAGFSTAEESNAFYRRNLAAGQKGLSIAFDLATHRGYDSNHDRVEGDVGKAGVAVDSILDMEILFDQIPLDKMSVSMTMNGAVLPILAFYIVAGLEQGVKLEELTGTIQNDILKEFMVRNTYIYPPLPSMKIIADIFEYSSKYMPKFNSISISGYHMQEAGATADIELAYTLADGLEYLRAGINTGMDIDSFAPRLSFFWGVGMNHFMEIAKMRAGRMLWAKIVKRFNPKNPKSMALRTHSQTSGWSLTEQDPYNNISRTAIEALAAVLGHTQSLHTNALDEAIALPTDSSARIARNTQIYLQEETHITETVDPWAGSYYVESLTKEIAEKAWALIEEVEELGGMAKAIETGIPKMRIEEASARKQARIDSNKDTIVGVNKYRLEKEDSLETLEVDNTAVRDAQIKRLAKLRAERDADAVEKSLEALTKAAKTGKGNLLELAVDAAKKRASLGEISFALEKEFGRYNATIRSVSGVYSSENKDNKMYAEAVTLANKFAEKEGRRPRIMIAKMGQDGHDRGAKVVATGYADIGFDVDIGPLFQTPAEAARQAIENDVHILGVSSLAAGHKTLVPKVIEELKKQGREDIMVIVGGVIPSQDYQFLYDAGAVAIFGPGTVVSDAAIKLLKLLLGEE; this is encoded by the coding sequence ATGAAACCAGATTTTAAAAAAATAAATATAAAGTCAGTAAAGCAAATTAAGAATGTAAATAATGCTTTACTTGATGATGTTTGGAAAACGGCAGAAGGAATTGATGTTAAATCGGTTTATACTTCCAATGATTTAAAAGAGATAGAGCATTTAGATTATGCTGCCGGAATTCCTCCGTTTTTGCGTGGACCTTATTCCGGAATGTATGTTACTCGTCCTTGGACAATTCGTCAATATGCAGGATTTTCAACGGCTGAAGAATCCAACGCTTTTTACCGTCGAAATTTAGCTGCAGGTCAAAAGGGTTTGTCTATTGCTTTCGATTTAGCAACGCACAGAGGCTACGATTCCAATCACGATCGTGTTGAAGGTGATGTTGGAAAAGCCGGAGTGGCAGTAGATTCTATACTTGATATGGAAATACTTTTTGATCAAATTCCTTTAGATAAAATGTCAGTTTCTATGACAATGAATGGTGCTGTTTTACCCATTTTGGCATTTTATATTGTTGCAGGATTAGAGCAAGGTGTTAAACTTGAAGAGTTGACAGGAACAATTCAAAATGATATTTTGAAGGAGTTTATGGTGCGTAATACATACATTTATCCTCCGCTTCCAAGTATGAAAATTATAGCAGATATTTTTGAGTATTCATCTAAATATATGCCCAAATTTAACTCTATTTCTATTTCGGGTTATCATATGCAAGAAGCGGGTGCTACCGCAGATATTGAATTGGCTTATACACTTGCCGATGGACTGGAATATTTGAGAGCAGGTATAAATACCGGAATGGACATTGACTCTTTTGCACCTCGCTTATCGTTTTTCTGGGGTGTTGGAATGAATCATTTTATGGAAATTGCCAAAATGCGTGCAGGACGTATGCTTTGGGCTAAAATTGTTAAACGTTTTAATCCTAAGAATCCAAAATCAATGGCTTTGCGTACTCACTCTCAAACATCGGGTTGGAGTTTAACAGAGCAAGACCCTTATAATAATATAAGCCGAACTGCTATTGAAGCTTTAGCTGCGGTATTAGGACATACGCAATCATTGCATACCAATGCTTTGGACGAAGCTATTGCGCTCCCAACAGATTCTTCGGCACGAATTGCCCGAAATACACAAATCTATCTTCAAGAAGAAACGCATATTACAGAAACTGTCGATCCTTGGGCAGGTTCGTATTATGTTGAGAGTTTAACAAAAGAAATTGCAGAAAAAGCTTGGGCTTTAATTGAAGAGGTTGAAGAACTTGGCGGAATGGCTAAAGCTATAGAAACGGGTATTCCTAAAATGCGTATTGAAGAAGCATCTGCCAGAAAGCAAGCTAGAATAGATTCAAATAAAGATACTATTGTTGGTGTTAATAAATATCGACTCGAAAAAGAAGATTCGCTGGAGACTCTTGAAGTGGATAATACTGCTGTTCGCGATGCGCAAATAAAAAGATTAGCTAAATTGCGAGCTGAAAGAGATGCAGACGCGGTTGAGAAATCTTTAGAAGCATTAACTAAAGCTGCCAAAACAGGTAAAGGAAATTTATTGGAACTGGCTGTTGATGCAGCAAAAAAACGAGCTAGTTTAGGCGAAATTTCCTTTGCGCTTGAAAAAGAATTTGGTCGATATAATGCAACTATACGTTCTGTTTCCGGAGTGTATTCAAGTGAAAATAAAGACAATAAAATGTATGCAGAAGCAGTTACTTTAGCTAATAAATTTGCGGAGAAAGAAGGTCGTAGACCTCGCATTATGATTGCAAAAATGGGTCAGGATGGTCACGATAGAGGAGCAAAAGTTGTGGCTACCGGTTATGCCGATATTGGATTTGATGTGGATATTGGTCCGCTTTTTCAAACTCCTGCCGAAGCTGCACGCCAAGCTATTGAAAACGATGTGCATATTTTGGGAGTTTCCAGCCTGGCTGCCGGACATAAAACTTTAGTTCCTAAAGTGATAGAAGAGCTTAAGAAACAAGGACGAGAAGATATTATGGTAATTGTTGGAGGCGTTATTCCATCACAAGATTATCAGTTTCTTTACGATGCCGGTGCTGTAGCAATATTTGGTCCGGGGACTGTTGTTTCTGATGCTGCAATTAAGCTGTTAAAGCTTTTATTAGGCGAAGAATAA